The following coding sequences lie in one Gorilla gorilla gorilla isolate KB3781 chromosome 5, NHGRI_mGorGor1-v2.1_pri, whole genome shotgun sequence genomic window:
- the COL11A2 gene encoding collagen alpha-2(XI) chain isoform X3, translating into MERCSRCHRFLLLLPLVLGLSAAPGWAGAPPVDVLQALRFPSLPDGVRRAKGICPADVAYRVARPAQLSAPTRQLFPGGFPKDFSLLTVVRTRPGLQAPLLTLYSAQGVRQLGLELGRPVRFLYEDQTGRPQPPSQPVFRGLSLADGKWHRVAVAVKGQSVTLIVDCKKRVTRPLPRSAHPVLDTHGVIIFGARILDEEVFEGDVQELAIVPGVQAAYESCEQKELECEGGQRERPQNQQPHRAQRSPQQQPSRLHRPQNQEPQSQPTESLYYDYEPPYYDVMTTGTTPDYQAAHGPRGLKGEKGEPAVLEPGMLVEGPPGPEGPAGLIGPPGIQGNPGPVGDPGERGPPGRAGLPGSDGAPGPPGTSLMLPFRFGSGGGDKGPVVAAQEAQAQAILQQARLALRGPPGPMGYTGRPGPLGQPGSPGLKGESGDLGPQGPRGPQGLTGPPGKAGRRGRAGADGARGMPGEPGVKGDRGFDGLPGLPGEKGHRGDTGAQGLPGPPGEDGERGDDGEIGPRGLPGESGPRGLLGPKGPPGIPGPPGVRGMDGPQGPKGSLGPQGEPGPPGQQGTPGTQGLPGPQGAIGPHGEKGPQGKPGLPGMPGSDGPPGHPGKEGPPGTKGNQGPSGPQGPLGYPGPRGVKGVDGIRGLKGHKGEKGEDGFPGFKGDIGVKGDRGDVGVPGSRGEDGPEGPKGRTGLTGDPGPPGLMGEKGKLGVPGLPGYPGRQGPKGSLGFPGFPGASGEKGARGLSGKSGPRGERGPTGPRGQRGPRGATGKSGAKGTSGGDGPHGPPGERGLPGPQGPNGFPGPKGPPGPPGKDGLPGHPGQRGEVGFQGKTGPPGPPGVVGPQGAAGETGPMGERGHPGPPGPPGEQGLPGTAGKEGTKGDPGPPGAPGKDGPAGLRGFPGERGLPGTAGGPGLKGNEGPSGPPGPAGSPGERGAAGSGGPIGPPGRPGPQGPPGAAGEKGVPGEKGPIGPTGRDGVQGPVGLPGPAGPPGVAGEDGDKGEVGDPGQKGTKGNKGEHGPPGPPGPIGPVGQPGAAGADGEPGARGPQGHFGAKGDEGTRGFNGPPGPIGLQGLPGPSGEKGETGDVGPMGPPGPPGPRGPAGPNGADGPQGPPGGVGNLGPPGEKGEPGESGSPGIQGEPGVKGPRGERGEKGESGQPGEPGPPGPKGPTGDDGPKGNPGPVGFPGDPGPPGEGGPRGQDGAKGDRGEDGEPGQPGSPGPTGENGPPGPLGKRGPAGSPGPEGRQGGKGAKGDPGAIGAPGKTGPVGPAGPAGKPGPDGLRGLPGSVGQQGRPGATGQAGPPGPVGPPGLPGLRGDAGAKGEKGHPGLIGLIGPPGEQGEKGDRGLPGPQGSPGQKGEMGIPGASGPIGPGGPPGLPGPAGPKGAKGATGPGGPKGEKGVQGPPGHPGPPGEVIQPLPIQMPKKTRRSVDGSRLMQEDEAIPTGGAPGSPGGLEEIFGSLDSLREEIEQMRRPTGTQDSPARTCQDLKLCHPELPDGEYWVDPNQGCARDAFRVFCNFTAGGETCVTPRDDVTQFSYVDSEGSPVGVVQLTFLRLLSVSAHQDISYPCSGAARDGPLRLRGANEDELSPETSPYVKEFRDGCQTQQGRTVLEVRTPVLEQLPVLDASFSDLGAPPRRGGVLLGPVCFMG; encoded by the exons ATGGAGCGGTGCAGCCGCTGCCAtcgcttcctcctcctcctacctcTGGTGCTGGGGCTGAGCGCGGCCCCAGGCTGGGCAG GTGCACCCCCTGTGGATGTGCTCCAGGCCCTGAGgttcccctccctccctgatgGTGTCCGGAGAGCGAAAGGCATCTGTCCAGCTGATGTGGCCTACCGAGTGGCACGACCTGCCCAGCTCAGTGCACCCACTCGCCAGCTTTTCCCAG GAGGATTTCCCAAAGATTTCTCTCTGCTGACTGTTGTCCGGACCCGCCCTGGTCTCCAAGCTCCCCTCCTGACTCTCTACAGTGCCCAGGGTGtccgacagctgggcctggagctgGGCCGACCTGTCCGCTTCCTGTATGAAGACCAGACTGGGCGGCCTCAACCTCCCTCTCAGCCAGTCTTCCGAGGCCTCAGCCTAGCAGATGGCAA GTGGCACCGTGTGGCTGTGGCTGTGAAGGGCCAGTCTGTCACCCTCATTGTTGACTGCAAGAAGCGAGTCACCCGGCCTCTCCCCCGAAGTGCTCATCCAGTATTGGACACCCATGGAGTGATCATCTTTGGTGCCCGTATTCTGGATGAAGAAGTCTTTGAG GGTGATGTCCAGGAGCTGGCCATTGTCCCAGGGGTCCAGGCAGCCTATGAATCGTGTGAACAGAAGGAGCTGGAATGCGAGGGGGGCCAGAGGGAAAGACCCCAAAACCAACAGCCTCACAGAGCCCAGAGATCTCCACAGCAGCAACCATCAAGACTTCATAGGCCACAAAATCAGGAACCCCAGAGCCAG CCCACTGAGTCTCTCTACTATGACTACGAGCCCCCCTATTATGATGTGATGACTACGGGGACAACCCCTGATTATCAG GCTGCCCATGGACCCCGAGGGctgaagggagagaaaggagagccTGCGGTGTTGGAACCT GGTATGCTCGTGGAGGGGCCCCCTGGCCCAGAAGGCCCTGCG GGATTGATTGGTCCCCCTGGCATCCAGGGGAACCCAGGCCCAGTTGGAGACCCTGGAGAGAGG GGCCCCCCTGGCCGAGCAGGGCTCCCTGGATCAGATGGGGCTCCTGGTCCTCCTGGCACATCTCTCATGCTCCCA TTCCGGTTTGGCAGTGGTGGGGGTGACAAGGGCCCTGTGGTGGCGGCCCAGGAGGCTCAGGCCCAGGCGATCCTGCAGCAGGCGAGG CTGGCACTCCGCGGACCCCCTGGCCCCATGGGATACACAGGGCGCCCTGGACCCTTG gGCCAACCTGGGAGCCCTGGCCTGAAAGGAGAGTCTGGAGACTTAGGACCTCAG GGCCCCAGAGGACCTCAGGGCCTCACAGGCCCTCCTGGCAAGGCTGGGCGAAGG GGCCGGGCAGGTGCTGATGGAGCCCGAGGGATGCCTGGAGAACCTGGAGTGAAG GGTGACCGAGGTTTTGATGGACTCCCAGGGCTCCCTGGAGAGAAGGGCCATAGG GGTGATACTGGTGCCCAGGGCCTTCCTGGTCCCCCTGGTGAGGATGGAGAGAGG GGAGATGATGGGGAGATTGGGCCTCGAGGGCTGCCTGGAGAGTCG GGACCTCGAGGTCTCCTTGGCCCCAAAGGCCCACCTGGTATTCCTGGACCCCCT GGTGTCCGAGGCATGGATGGTCCCCAGGGCCCCAAAGGGAGCTTG GGACCCCAGGGAGAGCCAGGACCTCCTGGACAACAGGGCACCCCTGGGACCCAG GGTCTCCCCGGGCCCCAGGGTGCCATCGGCCCTCATGGAGAGAAG GGTCCTCAAGGGAAGCCAGGGCTCCCCGGCATGCCTGGCTCAGACGGACCCCCG GGTCACCCAGGGAAGGAAGGTCCCCCTGGAACCAAAGGAAACCAG GGTCCCTCTGGACCTCAGGGTCCTCTAGGATACCCAGGACCTCGAGGGGTCAAG GGTGTGGACGGAATTCGGGGTCTGAAGGGTCATAAGGGTGAGAAG GGTGAGGATGGCTTTCCTGGGTTCAAAGGTGACATAGGCGTGAAAGGTGACAGG GGCGATGTTGGAGTCCCTGGTTCCAGGGGAGAGGATGGTCCTGAGGGGCCAAAGGGACGCACTGGACTGACTGGAGACCCTGGACCCCCAGGGCTCATGGGCGAGAAG GGCAAGCTGGGTGTTCCTGGTCTGCCTGGCTATCCTGGACGTCAGGGACCCAAG GGGTCCCTAGGATTTCCTGGCTTTCCTGGTGCCAGTGGAGAGAAGGGAGCCCGG ggcctgtcggggaaGTCAGGGCCTCGGGGAGAACGGGGCCCCACG GGTCCACGGGGTCAGCGGGGACCCCGAGGTGCCACTGGGAAGTCTGGAGCTAAG GGAACATCTGGTGGTGATGGCCCCCATGGGCCCCCTGGAGAGAGG GGCCTCCCTGGACCTCAGGGTCCCAACGGGTTTCCCGGACCGAAAGGACCCCCG GGCCCCCCTGGGAAGGACGGGCTGCCGGGACACCCAGGCCAAAGAGGAGAAGTG GGTTTCCAAGGGAAGACCGGCCCCCCTGGTCCTCCAGGAGTGGTGGGACCTCAG GGAGCAGCAGGAGAAACCGGCCCTATGGGGGAGAGAGGTCACCCAGGCCCCCCAGGGCCCCCTGGAGAGCAGGGACTACCTGGGACAGCTGGAAAAGAAGGAACAAAG gGTGACCCTGGTCCCCCTGGGGCCCCAGGGAAGGATGGTCCTGCTGGTCTGAGGGGATTCCCAGGAGAGAGAGGCCTCCCAGGCACTGCT GGTGGACCTGGTTTGAAGGGGAATGAAGGTCCGTCTGGCCCCCCTGGCCCTGCA GGCTCCCCTGGGGAACGAGGTGCAGCAGGATCAGGGGGACCCATTGGTCCACCAGGGCGCCCAGGCCCGCAGGGTCCCCCTGGAGCAGCAGGAGAGAAAGGTGTCCCA GGTGAGAAGGGCCCCATTGGCCCGACTGGCCGAGATGGAGTGCAGGGTCCTGTGGGGCTTCCTGGTCCTGCTGGGCCTCCAGGTGTGGCTGGAGAGGATGGAGACAAG GGTGAGGTGGGGGACCCCGGACAGAAGGGCACCAAAGGGAATAAGGGCGAACAT GGCCCTCCTGGACCCCCTGGACCCATTGGTCCTGTGGGGCAGCCTGGAGCAGCG GGAGCAGATGGGGAGCCCGGAGCTCGGGGACCCCAGGGACACTTTGGAGCCAAAGGTGATGAAGGAACAAGAGGATTCAATGGGCCCCCAGGACCCATTGGCCTACAG GGTTTGCCAGGCCCctctggggagaagggagaaacAGGAGATGTGGGTCCTATG GGACCACCTGGCCCCCCAGGACCTCGAGGTCCAGCTGGACCCAATGGCGCTGAT GGCCCACAAGGTCCCCCAGGAGGTGTTGGGAACCTGGGTCCCCCTGGAGAGAAG GGGGAACCAGGAGAGTCAGGATCTCCAGGGATCCAGGGCGAGCCAGGTGTCAAG GGTCCACGTGGGGAACGTGGAGAGAAAGGAGAGTCGGGGCAGCCAGGAGAGCCAGGACCACCAGGGCCTAAAGGCCCCACAGGCGATGATGGCCCCAAAGGGAACCCT GGTCCTGTTGGTTTTCCTGGTGACCCTGGCCCCCCTGGAGAAGGTGGCCCTCGG GGCCAGGATGGTGCTAAGGGTGACCGAGGCGAGGATGGTGAGCCAGGACAGCCT GGATCCCCTGGTCCCACCGGGGAGAATGGACCCCCAGGGCCACTTGGAAAGCGA GGTCCTGCTGGTTCGCCTGGTCCCGAGGGGCGACAAGGAGGGAAGGGAGCCAAG GGAGATCCTGGTGCTATAGGTGCCCCGGGAAAGACAGGCCCGGTGGGTCCTGCAGGCCCAGCAGGGAAACCTGGCCCTGATGGTCTGAGGGGGCTCCCAGGCTCAGTG GGTCAGCAAGGCCGACCTGGAGCTACAGGCCAGGCTGGGCCCCCAGGTCCTGTG GGACCCCCAGGGCTGCCTGGTCTCCGGGGCGATGCTGGAGCCAAGGGAGAGAAG GGCCACCCAGGTCTCATTGGACTGATTGGGCCCCCGGGTGagcagggagagaagggagatCGGGGACTTCCTGGGCCTCAGGGCTCCCCTGGGCAGAAGGGTGAGATG GGTATCCCAGGAGCATCCGGCCCCATTGGTCCTGGAGGTCCCCCCGGCCTCCCC GGACCTGCTGGCCCCAAAGGAGCCAAAGGAGCCACA GGCCCAGGCGGACCCAAGGGAGAGAAGGGTGTGCAGGGCCCTCCAGGACACCCG GGTCCCCCAGGCGAGGTGATCCAGCCACTGCCCATTCAGATGCCCAAGAAGACTCGGCGATCGGTGGATGGAAGCCGTCTGATGCAGGAAGATGAGGCCATACCGACCGGGGGAGCCCCCGGCAGTCCTGGGGGGCTGGAGGAGATCTTTGGCTCACTCGACTCCCTGCGGGAGGAGATCGAGCAGATGAGGCGGCCAACAGGGACCCAGGACAGCCCTGCTCGCACCTGCCAGGACCTGAAGCTGTGCCACCCGGAGCTTCCCGATG GAGAGTACTGGGTCGACCCCAACCAGGGCTGTGCTCGGGATGCCTTCCGAGTTTTCTGCAACTTCACAGCAGGGGGTGAGACCTGTGTGACGCCTAGGGATGACGTCACGCAG ttCTCTTACGTGGACTCAGAGGGCTCCCCAGTGGGTGTGGTCCAGCTCACCTTCCTGCGGCTGCTCAGCGTCTCAGCTCACCAGGACATCTCCTACCCCTGCTCTGGAGCAGCCCGTGACGGTCCCCTGAGACTCCGTGGGGCCAATGAGGATGAGCTGAGCCCGGAGACTAGCCCCTATGTCAAAGAATTCAGAGACGGCTGCCAG ACACAGCAAGGCCGGACGGTGCTGGAGGTGCGAACGCCTGTGCTGGAGCAGCTGCCAGTGCTGGATGCCTCCTTCTCAGACCTGGGAGCCCCACCGAGGCGGGGAGGGGTGCTGCTGGGGCCTGTCTGCTTCATGGGATAG
- the COL11A2 gene encoding collagen alpha-2(XI) chain isoform X1, translated as MERCSRCHRFLLLLPLVLGLSAAPGWAGAPPVDVLQALRFPSLPDGVRRAKGICPADVAYRVARPAQLSAPTRQLFPGGFPKDFSLLTVVRTRPGLQAPLLTLYSAQGVRQLGLELGRPVRFLYEDQTGRPQPPSQPVFRGLSLADGKWHRVAVAVKGQSVTLIVDCKKRVTRPLPRSAHPVLDTHGVIIFGARILDEEVFEGDVQELAIVPGVQAAYESCEQKELECEGGQRERPQNQQPHRAQRSPQQQPSRLHRPQNQEPQSQPTESLYYDYEPPYYDVMTTGTTPDYQDPTPGEEEEILESSLLPPLEEAAHGPRGLKGEKGEPAVLEPGMLVEGPPGPEGPAGLIGPPGIQGNPGPVGDPGERGPPGRAGLPGSDGAPGPPGTSLMLPFRFGSGGGDKGPVVAAQEAQAQAILQQARLALRGPPGPMGYTGRPGPLGQPGSPGLKGESGDLGPQGPRGPQGLTGPPGKAGRRGRAGADGARGMPGEPGVKGDRGFDGLPGLPGEKGHRGDTGAQGLPGPPGEDGERGDDGEIGPRGLPGESGPRGLLGPKGPPGIPGPPGVRGMDGPQGPKGSLGPQGEPGPPGQQGTPGTQGLPGPQGAIGPHGEKGPQGKPGLPGMPGSDGPPGHPGKEGPPGTKGNQGPSGPQGPLGYPGPRGVKGVDGIRGLKGHKGEKGEDGFPGFKGDIGVKGDRGDVGVPGSRGEDGPEGPKGRTGLTGDPGPPGLMGEKGKLGVPGLPGYPGRQGPKGSLGFPGFPGASGEKGARGLSGKSGPRGERGPTGPRGQRGPRGATGKSGAKGTSGGDGPHGPPGERGLPGPQGPNGFPGPKGPPGPPGKDGLPGHPGQRGEVGFQGKTGPPGPPGVVGPQGAAGETGPMGERGHPGPPGPPGEQGLPGTAGKEGTKGDPGPPGAPGKDGPAGLRGFPGERGLPGTAGGPGLKGNEGPSGPPGPAGSPGERGAAGSGGPIGPPGRPGPQGPPGAAGEKGVPGEKGPIGPTGRDGVQGPVGLPGPAGPPGVAGEDGDKGEVGDPGQKGTKGNKGEHGPPGPPGPIGPVGQPGAAGADGEPGARGPQGHFGAKGDEGTRGFNGPPGPIGLQGLPGPSGEKGETGDVGPMGPPGPPGPRGPAGPNGADGPQGPPGGVGNLGPPGEKGEPGESGSPGIQGEPGVKGPRGERGEKGESGQPGEPGPPGPKGPTGDDGPKGNPGPVGFPGDPGPPGEGGPRGQDGAKGDRGEDGEPGQPGSPGPTGENGPPGPLGKRGPAGSPGPEGRQGGKGAKGDPGAIGAPGKTGPVGPAGPAGKPGPDGLRGLPGSVGQQGRPGATGQAGPPGPVGPPGLPGLRGDAGAKGEKGHPGLIGLIGPPGEQGEKGDRGLPGPQGSPGQKGEMGIPGASGPIGPGGPPGLPGPAGPKGAKGATGPGGPKGEKGVQGPPGHPGPPGEVIQPLPIQMPKKTRRSVDGSRLMQEDEAIPTGGAPGSPGGLEEIFGSLDSLREEIEQMRRPTGTQDSPARTCQDLKLCHPELPDGEYWVDPNQGCARDAFRVFCNFTAGGETCVTPRDDVTQFSYVDSEGSPVGVVQLTFLRLLSVSAHQDISYPCSGAARDGPLRLRGANEDELSPETSPYVKEFRDGCQTQQGRTVLEVRTPVLEQLPVLDASFSDLGAPPRRGGVLLGPVCFMG; from the exons ATGGAGCGGTGCAGCCGCTGCCAtcgcttcctcctcctcctacctcTGGTGCTGGGGCTGAGCGCGGCCCCAGGCTGGGCAG GTGCACCCCCTGTGGATGTGCTCCAGGCCCTGAGgttcccctccctccctgatgGTGTCCGGAGAGCGAAAGGCATCTGTCCAGCTGATGTGGCCTACCGAGTGGCACGACCTGCCCAGCTCAGTGCACCCACTCGCCAGCTTTTCCCAG GAGGATTTCCCAAAGATTTCTCTCTGCTGACTGTTGTCCGGACCCGCCCTGGTCTCCAAGCTCCCCTCCTGACTCTCTACAGTGCCCAGGGTGtccgacagctgggcctggagctgGGCCGACCTGTCCGCTTCCTGTATGAAGACCAGACTGGGCGGCCTCAACCTCCCTCTCAGCCAGTCTTCCGAGGCCTCAGCCTAGCAGATGGCAA GTGGCACCGTGTGGCTGTGGCTGTGAAGGGCCAGTCTGTCACCCTCATTGTTGACTGCAAGAAGCGAGTCACCCGGCCTCTCCCCCGAAGTGCTCATCCAGTATTGGACACCCATGGAGTGATCATCTTTGGTGCCCGTATTCTGGATGAAGAAGTCTTTGAG GGTGATGTCCAGGAGCTGGCCATTGTCCCAGGGGTCCAGGCAGCCTATGAATCGTGTGAACAGAAGGAGCTGGAATGCGAGGGGGGCCAGAGGGAAAGACCCCAAAACCAACAGCCTCACAGAGCCCAGAGATCTCCACAGCAGCAACCATCAAGACTTCATAGGCCACAAAATCAGGAACCCCAGAGCCAG CCCACTGAGTCTCTCTACTATGACTACGAGCCCCCCTATTATGATGTGATGACTACGGGGACAACCCCTGATTATCAG GACCCCACCCCAGGTGAAGAGGAAGAAATCCTGGAGTCGAGCCTCTTGCCACCCCTTGAGGAG GCTGCCCATGGACCCCGAGGGctgaagggagagaaaggagagccTGCGGTGTTGGAACCT GGTATGCTCGTGGAGGGGCCCCCTGGCCCAGAAGGCCCTGCG GGATTGATTGGTCCCCCTGGCATCCAGGGGAACCCAGGCCCAGTTGGAGACCCTGGAGAGAGG GGCCCCCCTGGCCGAGCAGGGCTCCCTGGATCAGATGGGGCTCCTGGTCCTCCTGGCACATCTCTCATGCTCCCA TTCCGGTTTGGCAGTGGTGGGGGTGACAAGGGCCCTGTGGTGGCGGCCCAGGAGGCTCAGGCCCAGGCGATCCTGCAGCAGGCGAGG CTGGCACTCCGCGGACCCCCTGGCCCCATGGGATACACAGGGCGCCCTGGACCCTTG gGCCAACCTGGGAGCCCTGGCCTGAAAGGAGAGTCTGGAGACTTAGGACCTCAG GGCCCCAGAGGACCTCAGGGCCTCACAGGCCCTCCTGGCAAGGCTGGGCGAAGG GGCCGGGCAGGTGCTGATGGAGCCCGAGGGATGCCTGGAGAACCTGGAGTGAAG GGTGACCGAGGTTTTGATGGACTCCCAGGGCTCCCTGGAGAGAAGGGCCATAGG GGTGATACTGGTGCCCAGGGCCTTCCTGGTCCCCCTGGTGAGGATGGAGAGAGG GGAGATGATGGGGAGATTGGGCCTCGAGGGCTGCCTGGAGAGTCG GGACCTCGAGGTCTCCTTGGCCCCAAAGGCCCACCTGGTATTCCTGGACCCCCT GGTGTCCGAGGCATGGATGGTCCCCAGGGCCCCAAAGGGAGCTTG GGACCCCAGGGAGAGCCAGGACCTCCTGGACAACAGGGCACCCCTGGGACCCAG GGTCTCCCCGGGCCCCAGGGTGCCATCGGCCCTCATGGAGAGAAG GGTCCTCAAGGGAAGCCAGGGCTCCCCGGCATGCCTGGCTCAGACGGACCCCCG GGTCACCCAGGGAAGGAAGGTCCCCCTGGAACCAAAGGAAACCAG GGTCCCTCTGGACCTCAGGGTCCTCTAGGATACCCAGGACCTCGAGGGGTCAAG GGTGTGGACGGAATTCGGGGTCTGAAGGGTCATAAGGGTGAGAAG GGTGAGGATGGCTTTCCTGGGTTCAAAGGTGACATAGGCGTGAAAGGTGACAGG GGCGATGTTGGAGTCCCTGGTTCCAGGGGAGAGGATGGTCCTGAGGGGCCAAAGGGACGCACTGGACTGACTGGAGACCCTGGACCCCCAGGGCTCATGGGCGAGAAG GGCAAGCTGGGTGTTCCTGGTCTGCCTGGCTATCCTGGACGTCAGGGACCCAAG GGGTCCCTAGGATTTCCTGGCTTTCCTGGTGCCAGTGGAGAGAAGGGAGCCCGG ggcctgtcggggaaGTCAGGGCCTCGGGGAGAACGGGGCCCCACG GGTCCACGGGGTCAGCGGGGACCCCGAGGTGCCACTGGGAAGTCTGGAGCTAAG GGAACATCTGGTGGTGATGGCCCCCATGGGCCCCCTGGAGAGAGG GGCCTCCCTGGACCTCAGGGTCCCAACGGGTTTCCCGGACCGAAAGGACCCCCG GGCCCCCCTGGGAAGGACGGGCTGCCGGGACACCCAGGCCAAAGAGGAGAAGTG GGTTTCCAAGGGAAGACCGGCCCCCCTGGTCCTCCAGGAGTGGTGGGACCTCAG GGAGCAGCAGGAGAAACCGGCCCTATGGGGGAGAGAGGTCACCCAGGCCCCCCAGGGCCCCCTGGAGAGCAGGGACTACCTGGGACAGCTGGAAAAGAAGGAACAAAG gGTGACCCTGGTCCCCCTGGGGCCCCAGGGAAGGATGGTCCTGCTGGTCTGAGGGGATTCCCAGGAGAGAGAGGCCTCCCAGGCACTGCT GGTGGACCTGGTTTGAAGGGGAATGAAGGTCCGTCTGGCCCCCCTGGCCCTGCA GGCTCCCCTGGGGAACGAGGTGCAGCAGGATCAGGGGGACCCATTGGTCCACCAGGGCGCCCAGGCCCGCAGGGTCCCCCTGGAGCAGCAGGAGAGAAAGGTGTCCCA GGTGAGAAGGGCCCCATTGGCCCGACTGGCCGAGATGGAGTGCAGGGTCCTGTGGGGCTTCCTGGTCCTGCTGGGCCTCCAGGTGTGGCTGGAGAGGATGGAGACAAG GGTGAGGTGGGGGACCCCGGACAGAAGGGCACCAAAGGGAATAAGGGCGAACAT GGCCCTCCTGGACCCCCTGGACCCATTGGTCCTGTGGGGCAGCCTGGAGCAGCG GGAGCAGATGGGGAGCCCGGAGCTCGGGGACCCCAGGGACACTTTGGAGCCAAAGGTGATGAAGGAACAAGAGGATTCAATGGGCCCCCAGGACCCATTGGCCTACAG GGTTTGCCAGGCCCctctggggagaagggagaaacAGGAGATGTGGGTCCTATG GGACCACCTGGCCCCCCAGGACCTCGAGGTCCAGCTGGACCCAATGGCGCTGAT GGCCCACAAGGTCCCCCAGGAGGTGTTGGGAACCTGGGTCCCCCTGGAGAGAAG GGGGAACCAGGAGAGTCAGGATCTCCAGGGATCCAGGGCGAGCCAGGTGTCAAG GGTCCACGTGGGGAACGTGGAGAGAAAGGAGAGTCGGGGCAGCCAGGAGAGCCAGGACCACCAGGGCCTAAAGGCCCCACAGGCGATGATGGCCCCAAAGGGAACCCT GGTCCTGTTGGTTTTCCTGGTGACCCTGGCCCCCCTGGAGAAGGTGGCCCTCGG GGCCAGGATGGTGCTAAGGGTGACCGAGGCGAGGATGGTGAGCCAGGACAGCCT GGATCCCCTGGTCCCACCGGGGAGAATGGACCCCCAGGGCCACTTGGAAAGCGA GGTCCTGCTGGTTCGCCTGGTCCCGAGGGGCGACAAGGAGGGAAGGGAGCCAAG GGAGATCCTGGTGCTATAGGTGCCCCGGGAAAGACAGGCCCGGTGGGTCCTGCAGGCCCAGCAGGGAAACCTGGCCCTGATGGTCTGAGGGGGCTCCCAGGCTCAGTG GGTCAGCAAGGCCGACCTGGAGCTACAGGCCAGGCTGGGCCCCCAGGTCCTGTG GGACCCCCAGGGCTGCCTGGTCTCCGGGGCGATGCTGGAGCCAAGGGAGAGAAG GGCCACCCAGGTCTCATTGGACTGATTGGGCCCCCGGGTGagcagggagagaagggagatCGGGGACTTCCTGGGCCTCAGGGCTCCCCTGGGCAGAAGGGTGAGATG GGTATCCCAGGAGCATCCGGCCCCATTGGTCCTGGAGGTCCCCCCGGCCTCCCC GGACCTGCTGGCCCCAAAGGAGCCAAAGGAGCCACA GGCCCAGGCGGACCCAAGGGAGAGAAGGGTGTGCAGGGCCCTCCAGGACACCCG GGTCCCCCAGGCGAGGTGATCCAGCCACTGCCCATTCAGATGCCCAAGAAGACTCGGCGATCGGTGGATGGAAGCCGTCTGATGCAGGAAGATGAGGCCATACCGACCGGGGGAGCCCCCGGCAGTCCTGGGGGGCTGGAGGAGATCTTTGGCTCACTCGACTCCCTGCGGGAGGAGATCGAGCAGATGAGGCGGCCAACAGGGACCCAGGACAGCCCTGCTCGCACCTGCCAGGACCTGAAGCTGTGCCACCCGGAGCTTCCCGATG GAGAGTACTGGGTCGACCCCAACCAGGGCTGTGCTCGGGATGCCTTCCGAGTTTTCTGCAACTTCACAGCAGGGGGTGAGACCTGTGTGACGCCTAGGGATGACGTCACGCAG ttCTCTTACGTGGACTCAGAGGGCTCCCCAGTGGGTGTGGTCCAGCTCACCTTCCTGCGGCTGCTCAGCGTCTCAGCTCACCAGGACATCTCCTACCCCTGCTCTGGAGCAGCCCGTGACGGTCCCCTGAGACTCCGTGGGGCCAATGAGGATGAGCTGAGCCCGGAGACTAGCCCCTATGTCAAAGAATTCAGAGACGGCTGCCAG ACACAGCAAGGCCGGACGGTGCTGGAGGTGCGAACGCCTGTGCTGGAGCAGCTGCCAGTGCTGGATGCCTCCTTCTCAGACCTGGGAGCCCCACCGAGGCGGGGAGGGGTGCTGCTGGGGCCTGTCTGCTTCATGGGATAG